In the genome of Neovison vison isolate M4711 chromosome 4, ASM_NN_V1, whole genome shotgun sequence, the window ATCAGAGTGAGATCATTGACTTATGACAGTTTCATTCTGCTCTTACTTGGTAATATAATCAATGTTTTTATGCTACTCAtgataatttgaaaatttttgtctgttttctaatttcataAGATATATTACCATagtattatttatcttttcctgtGATACATTTCTTGAACTAATCTAACCATGTTTATTCCTTTCATGATCACAGGTTAAATTTATCAACTTATAAATAGCTAATATTAAGGATATTAAATGGATTTATAGAGTATGTTTACTTTTTCCCTCTAGCAATCATTTTAAAGTGCTAAGTTCctacctctaaaataaatcaatttgaaagagatgattttatttcattatagatATGAACCATTGATTGCATGTATTATCTATATTTTTACTTGTACTTGGTGCTGATTAAGGACGGCTCATCACTCTTCTCACCAGTTGACATCAGAGTGATTTGCGTTGGTCAACAATAGCCTGCAATGGGGTCATCACAGGGCTGTGATCTGTCTTTCAATATATGGAGCTAAAAACCATGTTGATTTGTAGTTAACAGTTTTCCCCCCACTGGAGCCAGGCAGCAAACTCACAGACAGTACCTCTagattttttcaaatgctaaCTTCTTTccaaatgcttctttttttcttttataaacacaTCATTTTATCCTACTGTCCTCATTTTgtcttatcatttttcttttccggTTATGCTATGTGCTCTTCAGAAATTGTTCTGAGAATATATATTCATGAAaaaagattacacacacacacacacacacccctcagcaCCGCAAGATGTGTCTGTCAATTATGAAGGGTGTGAATAAGTGAAATTTTACCCCACGTGTAAGCTAACAAACTAGCTTGACACACATAGTTTCATGAAGACACAAAATTCCTGAGTCAGACACAAACACTTTATTACTCAAGTGAGAAGCTGTAGCTGGAATGTCAGCTTGATGCTCATGCTGCTTCTTCATCCCTCACGTGCAACACAGAGACCCATCTTGGATCCTGCTCACACAGTGGGCAGTGTTTCTGGATAGGAACCCTGGACTGGGGAATTCATTAGTTTCCCTGTGAGTGAAAACAAGCCTGCTCTTGTTGCCTAACCCCTCCAGCTGCCCTTAAGTCCAGATCAAAAgttatgctttctctttttcgCCGCCATCCTGCTGTGTGCTGCGTGCTGTTAATTGACCATGTCTTCTCACAAGACTTTCAGGACCAAGCGATTCCtggccaagaaacaaaagcagaatcgtCCCATTCCCCAGTGGATTCGTATGAAAACTGGTAATAAAATCAGGTACAACTCCAAGAGGAGGCACTGGAGGAGAGCCAAGCTGGGTCTGTAAGGCGTCCCACATCACGCGAGGACACACCTAATTGGCACCACGTATTTAATTAAGCTACTTGAGGATCATGTGTTCTATTCCATCACCCTGTAAACACCTTTCTGCCTGGCCAATAAATACCATTTATCAGTGAAAGATTTTTCTGTTACTATAGCTCTGCACCAGTGGGTTGGTTTGGTAATAAACGTGAGGCCTTTGaactgtaaaaaacaaacaaacaaaaaagtcatcACGCCCTGTGTAGTAACGAAAATTACGGAGTATGCTCAGGGTTCAGGGCAGATTGTGTCTTCCAAGGGTATCCTTCTATATCATAGATTGGAGGaagggaaattaaagaggatGTCTCCCTCTAAGTTACAGTTTGCTTTTCCCCTAAATTCTGAAGGTGAGCAGTTTGGGATGTTAAAGGAGAGCCCCACAATATAAAGACAGAATAAGTAGTTTGCCCACAATTACAAACCTACACATAGTCAAATAAGAATGAATCCCTGAAATTTCTTAATCTTTAATCTTAATATgccaacagaaaaataaaatgtctgcaTAAGGTActagaatatatatagaaataatttattttaggcCTGATTTTTATTCCCAGATTACTTCATTTCCATAGCCTTTTCACTTCATGAAACTCTTAACCTTGATTGATCCCTTTCCCAACAGAACCTTATCTTGTGGCCCTAAAACATTTTTTGTCACCATAAACTCATTCGCCATCAACTTAGTAACTGACATTAACTACTGATGATCTGCTCTGAGGATCGGCTGTAGATTTGCCGGCAACATGTCTACCATTATACTTTCAGTGATCATACTACACACGTGCTAAGGATACTTGTTTCATGTTGGGTAGCTCATAaacatagtaaaaataattttattctaacATTTTACCAATTTTCAGCTCCTGAAAGCAATGTTTCTCATATCTTCTAAAAGAAATCTTCAGTCAGGGAAACAGTTATTCATTTCAACTACCATCAATGTCTTATCaagtatattataattttattataatattatatattaatattataatttattataagtttattataatttcttaagCAAGCCAGAAAAGGTGTGATATACTTAAATATGTTTTACTATTTAGAATTTAACATAATGGATGTTGAGATACTTTTTGGTGAGAATTCAATAACCCCAATGGGGATGTGAAGCCTACCTCTTCGGTATCTGGCCATGTCTTATGGAAAGATTCACATTTCCCTTGACTTTGGAAATTACCCTTCCTCAGTTTTGATGTCAGCTGATGTTATCTTGAAttcttggttctttcttttgAGGTTCCTCAAAGTTATAATAATTCTTGAAACTGCTACATTTCTTCTGTTATCTGGCCCATTCTATTTGGAAGTTTCAGGTAGTTCTATATGGATTTCTAACATCTGCAGTTGAAAACATTCTAAGTTATACAAAATATTGACCCATGTGTGGGTAAAGACTCTAAAATGTGTTTAATAAGGTGATCTCAGGTCTGCCTGGAATGTCTCCTTGAACAATAAACTGCAGGTCTTTTCACAAATCTGCAATATAGTATCTCGTGTCTCAGTTCCTTGATCAGGTAAGATTTGTACCATCTCAATATTTAGAGCCCCCTGGGATAATAACGCCTTTATACTTGACCCTGTCAAGAGAATCTTTAAGCTATATCCCTCACacttctataaaatgagagagaaatttgCTTCA includes:
- the LOC122903991 gene encoding 60S ribosomal protein L39-like; its protein translation is MSSHKTFRTKRFLAKKQKQNRPIPQWIRMKTGNKIRYNSKRRHWRRAKLGL